From Halalkalibaculum roseum, the proteins below share one genomic window:
- a CDS encoding CBS domain-containing protein, translated as MLAKQALNTEIEPLESNDAVSEAIHSMVVLKVSSLPVVDDTTGKLLGQVTLEQLENAESDQLISDVELQQPVKIYYEQHIFEAARLMLQYEMRLLPVVDKEKTFIGYLGKTRVLESLTHMLNLAESGSVITIELKQRDFTLAEIVHLIESEGAKILGITVETPDIQAGVYEVSVKLNLRDISRVAATLRRHEYTVLTDSSAEMLGVDVETRADQLIKYMDM; from the coding sequence ATGCTGGCTAAACAAGCACTGAATACCGAAATAGAGCCTCTTGAGAGCAATGATGCCGTATCCGAAGCGATACATAGCATGGTTGTGCTTAAAGTATCTAGCCTGCCCGTAGTCGATGATACTACCGGCAAACTCTTGGGACAGGTTACTCTGGAGCAGCTCGAAAACGCTGAAAGCGACCAGTTAATTTCTGATGTGGAGTTGCAGCAGCCGGTGAAGATCTATTACGAACAGCATATCTTTGAAGCCGCACGACTTATGTTGCAGTATGAGATGAGACTGCTTCCGGTGGTTGACAAGGAAAAAACGTTTATCGGCTATCTCGGTAAGACCAGAGTGCTCGAATCACTTACCCACATGCTTAATCTTGCCGAATCGGGGTCTGTAATTACTATCGAGCTTAAGCAGCGTGATTTTACACTTGCGGAAATTGTTCACCTGATAGAATCGGAAGGAGCCAAGATACTGGGTATTACGGTAGAGACACCGGATATTCAAGCCGGAGTTTACGAAGTTTCCGTCAAGCTTAACCTGCGGGATATCTCCAGGGTGGCCGCTACCCTGAGGAGACATGAGTATACTGTGCTTACCGATTCCAGCGCCGAAATGTTAGGTGTGGATGTAGAAACCCGGGCAGATCAGCTCATCAAATATATGGATATGTAA
- the hflX gene encoding GTPase HflX, with protein sequence MLEEVQNSDIEQEKALLVGVYGPDTPRIQAEEYLEELALLTDTAGGIPVEKILQNRTHPDPSTYIGKGKLRELKQMAGSKDIGTIIFDDDLSPTQIRNVEKETKVKVLDRSGLILDIFAGRAKTAAAKTQVELAQLQYLLPRLTRFWSHLSRQQGGIGTRGPGETQIETDRRLVDKRISTLKDKLEKLDKQRKTQRKGRSNMIRLSLVGYTNAGKSTLMNALTDTKVLTEDRLFATLDSTVRRFDLENYDILLSDTVGFIRKLPHNLIESFKSTLDEVRESDILLHVVDASSTVIDDYITVVEDTLEDLDIKDKKMLMVFNKVDKVQPEQISELKAAYPDAVFISAERGIGLDKLEDCIQELIEEDFVTKTMKIPVSKYEGVAFLHRVANIHSEQYVNSSVKLKFSIAKEDLMRLKNMLNNIDSPESVV encoded by the coding sequence TTGTTAGAAGAAGTACAAAATTCAGACATAGAGCAGGAAAAAGCACTTCTAGTTGGCGTTTACGGGCCTGATACTCCAAGAATACAGGCTGAAGAGTATCTTGAAGAACTGGCTTTACTAACCGATACAGCCGGGGGTATACCTGTTGAGAAAATTTTACAGAATCGCACACATCCCGATCCCTCAACATATATTGGTAAAGGCAAACTGCGGGAATTAAAGCAGATGGCCGGGTCTAAAGATATCGGCACCATCATTTTTGACGACGATTTATCCCCAACACAGATTCGAAATGTAGAGAAAGAGACCAAAGTAAAAGTGTTGGATCGAAGTGGTCTTATTCTTGACATTTTTGCCGGAAGAGCAAAAACGGCAGCCGCTAAAACTCAGGTTGAACTGGCACAGCTTCAGTATCTGCTTCCGCGTCTTACCCGTTTCTGGTCTCACCTTTCCAGACAGCAGGGTGGTATAGGAACCCGAGGTCCCGGTGAAACTCAGATTGAGACGGACCGAAGGCTGGTTGACAAACGCATATCCACTCTTAAAGACAAGTTAGAAAAGCTTGACAAACAGCGTAAAACCCAACGAAAGGGACGTTCTAATATGATACGTCTCTCCCTTGTAGGCTATACCAATGCTGGAAAATCCACCCTGATGAATGCGCTTACGGATACCAAGGTACTTACTGAGGATCGTTTGTTTGCTACTCTCGACTCTACCGTAAGACGTTTTGATTTAGAGAATTACGATATACTGCTTTCCGATACGGTAGGCTTTATCAGGAAACTTCCCCATAACCTGATTGAGAGTTTTAAATCGACACTCGATGAAGTGCGTGAATCAGATATCCTGCTGCATGTAGTGGATGCTTCATCCACAGTTATTGACGACTATATTACGGTCGTAGAAGATACGCTTGAGGATCTGGATATCAAGGATAAGAAGATGCTTATGGTCTTCAACAAAGTGGATAAAGTGCAGCCGGAACAAATTTCGGAATTGAAGGCAGCCTATCCCGATGCGGTATTCATCTCCGCAGAGAGGGGTATCGGTCTTGATAAACTCGAAGACTGCATTCAGGAATTAATTGAAGAAGATTTCGTTACAAAAACGATGAAGATACCCGTTTCCAAGTACGAGGGAGTGGCCTTTTTACATCGTGTAGCCAACATTCATAGCGAACAATACGTAAATTCCAGTGTAAAGTTGAAGTTCAGCATTGCTAAGGAAGATTTAATGAGATTGAAAAATATGCTAAACAATATTGATTCTCCCGAATCAGTTGTTTAA